The Henckelia pumila isolate YLH828 chromosome 2, ASM3356847v2, whole genome shotgun sequence genome includes a window with the following:
- the LOC140878462 gene encoding uncharacterized protein, translating to MVIGDFNNVLYSEENLGGLMVRNSDIKDFGDCVQELNLVEMAYSGNKFTWMSPSVRCKLDRVMINTAWLRGNFGAKTEFIAPESISDHSLGVVSFANTIVKQPKPFKFFNMWTLSDNFLEVVKKYWVFPGGGTKQFMLKEKLGRLKAPLKKLNNVEFGHISSRARIARDNLCAIQNHILNGGIMEDGYSNTRKKAEKLLEAESLFLAQKLRGDYIRQGDRCTKFFYDIIRRNQARNSITCIRNCDGVVVEDPNLIANVFVQHFSNLLEIPGHRMNNDMVALECGQKVAIDSHSDLVAPVTMEEVKEAFFDIDIEKAPGPDGFGSLFFKKCWD from the coding sequence ATGGTTATTGGGGACTTCAATAATGTTCTTTACTCGGAAGAAAATTTAGGAGGACTCATGGTGCGGAACAGTGATATCAAGGATTTTGGGGATTGCGTGCAAGAATTAAACTTGGTGGAAATGGCGTACTCGGGTAATAAATTCACTTGGATGAGCCCTAGTGTTCGTTGCAAGTTAGACCGTGTCATGATTAACACGGCTTGGCTTAGGGGAAATTTTGGAGCTAAGACCGAGTTTATAGCCCCCGAAAGTATCTCGGATCACTCTCTTGGGGTTGTTTCTTTTGCTAATACAATAGTGAAGCAACCTAAGCCGTTTAAATTCTTTAATATGTGGACCTTGAGTGACAATTTTTTGGAGGTGGTCAAGAAGTATTGGGTGTTTCCTGGTGGTGGGACAAAGCAGTTTATGTTAAAAGAGAAGTTGGGAAGATTAAAAGCCCCTCTTAAAAAGTTGAACAATGTTGAATTTGGTCATATCTCTTCCCGTGCGCGGATAGCAAGAGATAACCTTTGTGCTATCCAAAACcatattttgaatggtggtatTATGGAGGACGGTTATAGCAATACTAGAAAGAAAGCTGAAAAACTATTGGAGGCAGAGAGCCTTTTTCTTGCACAAAAACTTAGAGGGGATTATATTCGGCAAGGTGACAGATGCACCAAGTTCTTCTATGATATCATCCGGAGAAATCAAGCTCGAAATTCAATTACTTGCATTCGGAATTGTGATGGCGTGGTTGTAGAGGATCCAAACTTGATTGCGAATGTGTTTGTTCAACACTTTAGCAATCTATTGGAAATTCCTggtcataggatgaataatgaTATGGTGGCCTTGGAGTGTGGACAAAAAGTTGCAATTGACTCCCATTCGGACCTTGTAGCCCCAGTGACTATGGAGGAAGTAAAAGAAGCTTTCTTTGACATTGATATTGAAAAAGCCCCTGGACCAGATGGATTTGGATCTTTATTCTTTAAAAAATGTTGGGATTAG
- the LOC140884897 gene encoding flavonoid 3',5'-hydroxylase 1-like, producing the protein MFLSVPELIALISLCILIHFLVSKLRRPLPPGPRGFPVVGALPLLGRMPHVALAKMAKIYGPIMYLKVGSRGMVVASTPDAAKSFLKTLESNFLNRPTHAGPTILAYNSQDMVFAPYGPRWRLLRKLSSLHMLGGKALDDWADFRAAELGHTLEAMHQSCVRGEAVVLGEILVYAMANMIGRVMLSRRVFATKGRELNEFKDMVVELMTTAGYFNIGDFIPWIGWMDLQGIEKGMRKLHDKFDVLISRMVEEHLESRHKRKNRPDLLDVMLANRDDVNSPEEERLTTTNIKALLLNLFTAGTDTSSSAIEWALAEMLKNPDIMSKAHDEMDRVVGRNRRLVESDIPKLPYLQAICKETFRKHPSTPLNLPRISAEACTVDGYYIPKNTRLSVNIWAIGRDPQVWENPLDFNPERFLSEKYAKMDPKGNDFELIPFGAGRRICAGTRMGVVMVEYILGTLVHSFDWKFEREEMDMEETFGLALQKAVPLAAMVTPRLPPPCYLASD; encoded by the exons GTGGTCGGAGCGCTTCCGCTCTTAGGTAGAATGCCACACGTTGCACTAGCCAAAATGGCCAAGATTTATGGCCCCATCATGTACCTGAAAGTAGGCAGCCGTGGCATGGTGGTGGCGTCGACTCCTGACGCCGCCAAGTCGTTTCTTAAAACCCTCGAGTCGAACTTTTTGAACCGGCCGACTCATGCTGGTCCCACCATCCTCGCCTACAACTCGCAAGACATGGTTTTTGCACCCTACGGACCCAGGTGGAGGCTGCTCAGAAAATTGAGCAGTCTCCACATGTTGGGCGGCAAGGCTCTGGATGACTGGGCCGATTTTCGTGCCGCGGAGCTCGGACACACGCTGGAGGCGATGCATCAGTCATGTGTACGTGGGGAAGCGGTGGTGTTGGGGGAGATTCTGGTCTACGCCATGGCTAATATGATCGGAAGGGTCATGCTGAGCCGACGGGTTTTCGCGACGAAAGGTCGGGAGTTGAACGAGTTCAAGGACATGGTGGTGGAGTTGATGACAACAGCAGGGTATTTCAACATCGGAGACTTCATTCCCTGGATTGGTTGGATGGATTTGCAGGGGATTGAGAAAGGGATGAGGAAATTGCACGACAAGTTCGATGTTTTGATAAGCAGAATGGTGGAAGAGCACTTGGAGTCGCGCCACAAACGCAAGAACAGGCCTGATTTGCTTGATGTCATGCTTGCAAATCGAGATGATGTTAATTCCCCTGAGGAGGAGAGGCTTACCACAACCAATATCAAAGCTCTGTTACTG AATCTGTTCACTGCTGGGACAGATACATCATCGAGCGCCATAGAATGGGCTCTTGCGGAGATGCTGAAAAACCCGGATATCATGAGCAAGGCGCACGATGAAATGGATCGAGTCGTCGGCCGAAACCGACGTCTGGTGGAGTCCGACATACCCAAGTTGCCTTATCTCCAAGCAATATGCAAAGAGACATTTCGAAAGCACCCATCGACACCATTAAACCTGCCTCGCATCTCAGCCGAAGCATGCACGGTAGATGGCTACTACATACCCAAGAACACGAGACTCAGCGTGAACATATGGGCGATTGGAAGGGATCCTCAAGTTTGGGAAAATCCATTGGATTTCAATCCGGAGAGGTTCTTGTCTGAGAAGTATGCGAAGATGGATCCGAAAGGGAACGACTTCGAGCTGATCCCGTTCGGTGCGGGGAGGAGGATTTGTGCGGGAACAAGGATGGGGGTAGTGATGGTGGAATATATACTGGGGACTTTGGTTCACTCGTTTGATTGGAAATTTGAGAGGGAAGAGATGGATATGGAGGAAACTTTTGGGCTAGCTTTGCAGAAAGCTGTGCCTCTTGCAGCCATGGTTACTCCTAGATTGCCTCCACCTTGTTATTTGGCTTCTGATTAG